AAAAAAATGTTGTCTCAATGAAGATGAGGTCTGTCTAGGGTGTTTTCGTACTTTTGAGGATATGTGTCAATGGAACAAAGCAAATATAGAAGAAAAAACGCAGATGCTCAAAGTAGCACAGAGAAGAAAAAAAGAACATATACTTAAGCATGCATCCTTACAAAAACCTCGTTCTTAAAGTTTGTTTTTTATCCACTTTTTTATCATCATCAATTCATCTTCGGCAATAGTATGGTCTTTATCATAACTCTTAAATGTGATGTCAAACCCGCCATTTTGTAATGTTTCAATTTGTGCTTTTGAGGTATTAAATGGGAGTATACCATCATAAGTCCCATGCGTACATAACCAGTTTGAACTGTTGACATTCGGGTTCATCTCTTGTAAAAGCGTGTCGGCATCGTAGATATACCCGCTTACTGCGATGTACCCTGCAAGCACTTTGGCATATCTGGCTCCAAATTCAAAGGTCAGTAATGCCCCTTGGGAAAAGCCGAACAAAAAGCTTTCATGTGCGTTGAACTCTTCTTCAAACAGTGTATCAAAGATCTCTGTGAGTATGGCCCTTGAATGTGTAATACCTTCCAATTGGTTGGGCGGCAGATCATACCATGAGAAGCCTCCGTAATAGCTATAGGGAGCATTCAGAAGAAGATAGTTCATATCGTCCATGTTGAGGTAAGGCGGCAAGAAGGTAAAGCCACGAGCTGAATCCCCACGGCCATGCAGAATGACCATAAGCTTTTTAGAAGGCACATTGGAAGGGATAAAGATATTGTTCAGAGGCAAATGTTTATTTCTTGGCATTTTGGGGTTTCCTCCATTGAATTGTTGATTCCTGTCATGGTGTAGTATACTGAGTTTATATTATAATATGCGTTTTATGGTATGATGCTGCCTCCTATGGATCACGCTCAACGGTGATCGAGAGACAAAGAGAGGATTTAAGGTTAAGAGGATGAAGTGTTATTGTAAAAGCGGATTGGATTTTTCAGAATGTTGTGAACCTATTTTAAGGGTACAAAAGCCGGCAACTACTGCCCTTAGTCTTATGCGCTCACGTTACAGTGCCTACTGTCTGGGTGATGTGAACTATCTTCAGGCAACAACACATGATCACACATGGAGTGATGAAGAACTTAAATTTATACAGGATTGGGCAGATAACAGTGTGTGGCAGCATTTGGAGATCATCGACTTTAGTGATGATATCGTGGAGTTTAAAGCCTATTATATCTTCGATCATGTACAGCATGTCCATCATGAAAGGTCCACGTTTATCAAAATAAACGATATGTACAAATATGTCGATGGTGAGATCTATGAAGACAAAGTAAAATTTACCAACAACCAAAAATGTATCTGTGGAAGCGGATTGAAGTATAAACGCTGCTGTCTGCCAAGATTGAGAAAATAAAGGGTCATTCTCTAAAAAAATGTCAATATTTTGCAGTCACTCTTCGATCAGATCATATTATCTATCATAGAGGTCTGTTTAAATACGCAGACTTCTGTATTTTAACTTCAAATGATGTTAGCGCCTTTCGCATTTCAAATTACTTTCAAGATAGCTCAGTACAATCCCGGATGCTAAAAAAATTATTTATTCTTACCGGGTTATGTATCGTTGTGAATCCGTTCATCGTGCTGACCGTAGTGTCTTTTTTTTACCTCACAAAACAACAGTAAGACCCATTTTATAATTTTCTTATACTATACCAGTAAGAGAATATCGTTATTGGTTAAGTTATAAGATCATCTATGGAAAAGGATTGATATGCATCATTTTGTAGTACGTTTTTTGAAGTTCATAGTGTTGATAGGTATGGTTGGAAGTGTCATGTACGCGAAAGAAGCAGTTGTACCTGAAGCATTTGTCAAAAGTGCTGCAGATTTGATAGAAAAGAGCTGTAATAACCGATTTAGATGTACAATCGTGAAGATTACATTCCTTTGAATCAATCTTCACTTTCCACTTCTTTGAAATAAAAGATTTTGAGCGATCTAGAGCGTTTTAACAGCTAGTCCTCATCATCTTCTTCTTCACCAAATGTTGCTACAAGGCCTTTCATGAATTCTTTTGTTTCACTCTCTGATAATTTGGCATCAGGATGAGCAATCACATAGAACCAAGGTGGCATTTCACCTTTTTCAAACGTTTCTTTAGCTTCATTCCCCTCATTCTTTTTTTGGACACCCCACATGGAGACATTAAAGTGTTCCCGTCCTTCTTCTACATCATATTGGTTTAACCAAGATATCGGAGCGATATTGCTGTACCAAGGCCATTTTGTTTCATGACTATGACAATCAGCGCAAGCACGAACAAACAACTCTTTTGTTTTGGGACTGTCCCATACAGGCTCCGCAACTACCGGTGGATTAGAATGGTCTTTACCGTAGGGTATAAATTGTATGGCTATTGCTACTAGTATAACAATGCCCAAGATTTTATATTTCATATGCATCTCCTAGTTATGAAAGGAAGAAAATACCCTTCTTCTGTATTTAAAGTATATCATAACCTACAATGCTTTTTCAAGAATTCCTTTTAGCATTACCTTTATCCTACTAGAGAAAGGGTGATAAGCCCTCCGAAATACAGGACAAGTAAAACCACACTTTCCAAACCGATGTTCCCTGGGCCGTGGCGTTCTCGATATATCAGTCCCATAAGCAATACACCGGTCATTAGCATTGAGTTGGCAAGCCAGAACTGCTCAGCACTTGAGATATCAGCATAGATCGGTCCTTCCCGGTAAGCGATATCGGATGCGGCAATAAAAAGTGTGTCAAATGCATTGCCGCCGATAATGTCTCCCACTGCCAGGTTTAGGGCACCCATACGTACTGCTGTAATGGCGACTACGAGTTCAGGAATAGATGTCGAGACAGCTGTAAATATACCACCGACGATTCCATGAGGCAGACCTGCCTTTTCTCCAAGAGGTATAGCCAGCTGCGCAAGTGACCAACCTGCCAAAGCAACGATTGTTCCGTAGATCGTAAAGCGTATCCAGAGTTCTTGAAGGTATCGGCCATGACGACGACCTTGGTCTTCTGATTCTGATGAAGTATCTTTTGTCTTTCTTGGAAGCCACATCGGGGTTTCGTGTGTACGAGCCAGAAGATGTACCCCAAATATGTATATGATGATCAGAACAATGGTAGCCGGATGCACACCGAAGATACTGATCGTGGGGACTGATAGCGCTAATGCATGTATGGCCAACAGTGTAAGAAGGAAGGCGGACATAAAGAGATTTTCGGCTGATGCAGCTGCATGTTCAAGGTTTGCACGTCTATATGTTATGTCTGCCAGAGCAAGAAATGCAGTTTGCGCAGCAATGCCTCCCAATCCATTACTCACTGCCAGCTCTGCATAGCCTGAAGCCGCAGCGGAGACAGAGGTTGTAATACCTGACAAGGATGTGGATGCACCAATAAAGACTGCACCCATCAGTACTTCACCCAGGCCGGTGCTTTGAGCAAGATCACGGGCTGTTTTGGTCATCTTGATACCGAACCATCCGATAATGAGTGTAACGATTATAAAGGCGGAAACGATCCATGGCAACGGCCAACTACCAAAATCTGTCAACTTATTCTCCTGCGATAATGTGAGATATTCTCTTTAGGTATGAAGATGAATCATCACAAGAGATCTATTCTTTAGTCTCTTTGATCACTTCAAATGCATCGATAGGCTCTTCAAATGCGATGAAGAGGACACATGGCTCCTCACCTTTTTCACAATAGGCAGTATGTGGACGTTTGGACGGACCATAGGCATACATCCCTTTTGTAAGCAGTTCACTCTCCTGATTGTCATAGGTCACCGTCATCTTCCCCGCTACCAGTATCATCCGTTCTGCTGAAGTATGCCAATGATGCGGGATAGCATAATCCGCGGGGACTTTAAAGAAAATATCCAGGTTCTCTTTGGCAGGATCGCCATGAAGTACTGCAATCTGGCATGCTTCACCGAGAAATGCAGGACAGGGGCCCCACTCAAGGGATTTATCATTATATGAAAAGGCAAGTGCTTTATCACTTTCTACTACTTCACTGATACACAGTGATGACAAAACAGACAAACCTAACAGTATTTTTCCCAACATGATAACTCTCCATTTATTTCTATGATTCACAGTACACAATCTACACATAATTTGTAGGTAAAAGTAAAATTGAACTTATAAAACTGAAGATTTTATTACCATCAATTTCTCCTTACTCATCTCTTCCATGGAATAAGAGATGCCACCCCGTCCCAAACCTGATGCTTTAGCCCCGCCAAACGGCATCCAGTCAACCCTGAATGCCGTATGGTCATTTACCATCACCGTAGTGCCGTTGAGACGCTTAACCGCCAGCAAGGCTGTGTCAATATTTTTAGTAAATACTGCCGCTTGAAAAGAGTACTCAAGGCTATTGGCGTCTTTAAAAGCATCTTCAATATCACTATAGGGGTAAATACAGACAACCGGACCAAAAATCTCTGAGGTACTTACCTTGGCATCCTGCGGCGGATCTAAAAGTACTGTGGGTTCAAAACAGCTTTCAGAAATACGTTGACCTCCGCAAAGTACTTTTGCTCCTCCCGAAATCGCCTCATTGACCCAAGACTCTATTCGGTTGACTTCTTGGTGTGAAATAAGTGGCCCCACCTCTGTTTTGGGATCCAGAGGATCACCCACAATCAGCTTTTGCGCTGCCTGTGCTAATTTGAAACCCACTTCATCACAAATATCTTCATGCACATAGATACGTTGCACGGAGACACAGACTTGGCCTGCATGATAAAATCCACCTTTGGCCAAAGCGGGGATCAATGCTTCCATATCGGCATCGGCTTCAACGATAACAGGTGCGACACCTCCATGTTCAAGGCCCACACGGGTACCTGGAGAGACTTTTGAGTTCAGGTACCATCCAACAGCACCTGAACCAATAAAGGTCAAATAGTCTATTTTGGGGCTTGTAGCGAGATACTGCGCTGCTTCTCTGGGACAGATCACTACTTGACACCACGCTTCAGGCAATCCTGCTTCATATAAAATTTTGACAAAATTAATGGCGGACATAGGTGTAGACTCTGAAGGCTTAATTATTACAGGCGATCCCACTGCTATAGCCGGAACGGTTTGATGTACAGCAAGATTTAAAGGATGGTTAAATGCTGAAATTGCGGCAACCACGCCAATAGGCTCTTTCATAGTATAGGCCATACGATTCACAGAACTTTCTGTATGACCCATGGCTATCTCTTTCCCCTCAAAAACACCCATATGTTCAATAGCAAGCTTTACACCATTGATGGCACGTTCTACTTCAACTTTTGAATCCATATAGGGTTTACCGCCTTCACTGGCTGCGATAAGAGTGAGTTCCTCTATACGGCTGCGCATGATCTCAACCGTTTTCTCTAAAATAGCGATACGTTCATATTTAGGCAACCACATCTCCTGGCTTTCATACACTTTTCTGGCACGATCCAAAGCCAGGTCAATATCTTGCTCATTTGAAAGGGGTATCTCATCCAATACCTTTCCGTTAAATGGTGACTTTACTTTAATGCTGTTCATACTACCCACTCCTAAAATTATTGATCTATTCTATGGTTTACGGCTTATGCCAAACACGTTTTATTTTTGAGTAACTCATTTAAAATGGCATGGTTTAAACTATAGTCTACTGCCAGATCGATCAGATGTACACCTTTACGGTCGATCACCTCATTTAAAATGGAACCGAATTCATCGCAGGAGGCCGGTCTATAGCCCATGGCACCATAGGCTTTGGCATATTGGACAAAGTCCGGGTTTTTGAAATCCAATCCAAAATGATCAAATCCCATCCCTTCCTGTTTCCATTTGATCATACCGTAGGCACTGTCATTTAAAATGATGATGACAAGATCTAACTTCAGCCGTACTGCAGTTTCCAACTCCTGGGAATTCATCATAAAACCACCGTCTCCACACACAGAGATCACTTTTTTATCGGGATGAACGATCTTGGCAGCCATCGCAGAAGCCAGACCTGCACCCATAGTGGCCAATGCATTATCGAGTAAAAGTGTATGCGGTAAAAAACATTTATAATTACGTGCGAACCATATCTTGTAGATACCGTTGTCCAACGTCAAAATGCCATCTTTGGGGAGGACATCCCTAATGTCTTTGAGCGCTCTTTGCGGTAAGATCGGAAATCTTTCATCTTTGAAATATTTGACAATATGTGTCTGTGATTCTTCTTTGATGCGCATAAAGTATGTAAAATCCCAATGTGCCTGCTTTTGCGCAAGTTCTGTCAAAGCATTTAAATTACAAGCCACATCTCCGGTCACATCAAGCTGAGGGAAGTAGGTATCATCCACATTGGAAGGAGAAAAATTGATATGGATGACCTTTGTACCTCCCTCTTTCATAAAAAATGGCGGTTTTTCGACGATATCATGTCCTACATTGATGATCAGGTCCGCCCTGTCTATCGCACAATGGAGATAATCGGTATCAGAGAGTGCTGCGGTTCCAAGGTATAAAGGATGGAACTCACTCACCACGCCTTTTCCCATTTGGGTCATAAAAAACGGTATACCGAGTTTGTCTATAAAATCTTTCATCGCAGAACCGATGCACCTTCGATTTGCTCCGGCTCCAATGAGGACCAGCGGCATTTTTGCCTCGTATAACATCTTTAAGGCATTTTGTAGACTTTCTTTTCTGGCAACCGGATAATAGGTTTTACGGACAGGGAACAGTTGCTCATCCACTTCTTCTCTTGCAATATCTTCAGGCAGTTCAATATGTACGGCACCGGGTCTCTCCTGTGAAGCCAGTTTAAAACTTTGACGTACCACGGCAGCTATGTTGTTACCATTGACCACTTGTTTTGTATATTTTGTAATGGGTTCCATCATGTGCACCACATCGATGATCTGAAAACGCCCCTGTTTGCTTTTTTTGATCGGTTTCTGACCCGTGATCATCAGCATGGGGATACCTCCCAGGTTGGCATATGCTGCCGGTGTCACAAGATTGGTCGCACCGGGTCCCAAAGTAGCCAAACATACACCGACTTTCCCCGTTAATCTTCCATAGGTTGCAGCCATAAAGCCTGCGCCCTGTTCATGACGGGTCAAAATAAATTGAATACTGGAGTTCTGCAAGGAGTTTAAAAGGTCCAAGTTTTCCTCACCGGGAATTCCGAATATATATTCAACACCTTCATTTTCCAATGCTTTTATAAATAGGTCTGATGCTTTCATTACGTATGATCCTTGCCACTTTCATCAAAGATTTTTTATTTTCTCTTTTCTCATTATGAAAGATTCTATTTGGAATAGTATAAAACGAATGTGTGTATTAGGTGTGGACTATAGATTATTCTCCCTATGTAAATAGCAGGTTAAACTTGAAATAAAATCTTTTTTTAGCGTGTTAGGGGTGCGTTTAGAAGCTTATCTATGCAATAATTAGTATGAATTTTATGAAAGAAAGCAGGGTATTGTGTTTAAGAGGATCTTTTTAAAACATATGCAAGAGATTGGCGGTGAAACCGAAGAGATAGGCCGTTTCTTTGACATACTGAAACAGCTGATACGTACCCCTTCTGTGGTAGGTGCGGAACACTCTTTTTTTCTTTACCTGAAAAGAGAACTGGAAGAGAGAGGGATCACTGCTACGCTTTATGAAGGCTTACTTGTGGCAGAAGGCTCTGAACCTGATGCGGGTATGATCTCTGCACATATTGACCGTCATGGTCTTATCTGTACCGGTCCCAATGAATTCCAGTATGCTGCGTTCACAGCACAGAACAGAGGGGATCTGACAGGGGACTCTGTGGCTGAAAAAACCTATAAAGACATCATGGGACGTTTTATGAACCAGCGTGTACAAGCCTATGATCCATGGTCCGGGGCCTACCTCGGTCTGGGAGAGATAGACAGTGCCTATATGTGCGAACGCAGATTGAACCTTCTTTTCAAGGTCAAAGGGCTGGAACATTTGAATGCCGGTACACCTGTAGCCTATGTGGATACACTGACCTATGAGGATGGGTATCTCTCTGCACAACTGGATAACGTACTGAGTGCTGCGATCATTGTTTTTTTATATGAGAGGGGATACCAGGGACGCGCTTTTTTTACGGCCCAAGAAGAGGTAGGAAAAAGCTGGCGCTATTTACTTGAGTGGTTCAGAGGACATGATCTCTCAACCGATTCTTTACTGGTACTTGATACCAGTCCCTATCCGGGGAGGGTCGCTGCTGAAGCACAGCACATCGTGTTGAGGAACAAAGATGCGAATGCCACCTTTGTCTCACCATTGACCAAGCAGATTGAATCCATTTGTGATGAATTCTCGATAAAATACGGATACAAAGATGCCTTTATAGAGGAGCTTAACAGAGAGTTCCTCTCTCAAGGGAAGCCCCTTTATTCTCTGGGAAGTACGGAGATGGGACGCTTGGCAAAAGCGAGTGACGGCTCCATACAGGGAACCACATTTCAGCTTCCTACGACGGGGTATCATACGACGGCAGAAACAGTTTCTCTGGAATCCATTGAGAAGGCACTGAAAATATTGCAAACACTTTATTTGAAAGTATAAAGAAAAGGAAAGAAGATGGAAGTAATAGGATATATAGAAAGAGTGGATCTTCCCGGACTGGAACTTTTTGCTTTGGATGCCAAGATCGATACAGGCGCGGACTCTTGTTCTATGCACTGTGACGACATTGAAGTAGAGGGTGAGAAAGTTATTTTTACCCTGCATGATGAAGTGCATCCTGCCTATCATGGTAAAAGGCTTACGCTGCCCATATCTAAGATCAAAAATGTGAAAAGTTCCAATGGCAGCATTGAAGAGAGAGTATTCGTCAAATCAATGTTGAAATTAGGTTGTAAAACATATGAAGCAGAGATCTCACTCACCAATCGAGAAAATATGAAGTATCCTATGCTTATAGGAAGACGTTTCCTATCACATCACTATTTGATAGATGTTTCTCATAAATATATTACAAAGGAAAAATAATGACCGTTTACATACTTTCTAGAAATACAACACTCTATTCAACACAAAGATTGATAGAGGCAGCTGAGGCAAAAGGATGGAATGTACGTGTCATAGATTATCTGATGTGTACGATCGAGATCGTGAAGGGAGAATTGTTAGTGGTTTACGATGGTGAACTACTGCCGGTACCTGATGCGATCATCCCTCGTATTGGTGCAAGCCGTACCTTTTACGGAACAGCAATGGTACGTCACTTTGAAATGATGGGAGCCTTCAGTGTCGCAGGAAACCTTGCGATCGCAAGATCCAGAGACAAACTGAGAAGTCTTCAGGTTTTATCTATTCATGATGTGGATATGCCAAAAACGGTGTTCGCATCCAATAAAGCCAACGCCAAAGATGTGATCAAACTCATCGGAGGGACACCGTTGGTGCTTAAGATCCTTGAAGGAACACAAGGAGTCGGTGTAGTACTTGCGGAGACACAAAAAGCAGCACAATCGGTCTTGGATGCTTTTTATGGCATGGACGTCAGTCTTTTGGTTCAGGAGTTTATCAAAGAGGCTGGTGGTGCCGATATCCGTGCATTCGTCATCAACGGCCAAGTGGTCGGTGCAATGAAACGCCAAGGGGCAGAAGGTGATTTCCGCTCTAACCTTCATCAGGGGGGCAGTGCTTCCGCACATAAACTGAGCCGTAAGGAAAAATCTACGGCCATCGCTGCTGCCAAGGCAATGGGACTGGGTGTGTGCGGTGTAGATATGATCCCTTCAGATCGTGGTCCACTGGTGATGGAGGTGAACTCATCTCCTGGACTTGAAGGTATTGAGAAAGCGACCAATGCAAATATCGCAGGGAAGATCATGGATTATATTGAAGCCAGCCTCAAACCTACGGATAATAAAAAACCACCTCGTCGCAGGAAAGACAATATTGGGGCATAAATGAGACACAATCCTTTTATCTTGGGCGGTGAGGAGATACCCAGAGGCACACAAAGACGTGTAGAGATAGAGTTGCCAAGTTTTTACGGTACACCTACGTCTCTTACGGCCTATGTGATACGTGGCAAAAAAGCGGGTCCTACGGTTTTCATCAGTGCAGCGATCCATGGAGACGAACTCAATGGTATAGAGATCATTCGTCGTCTTCGTCAGCTGCATCTGCTCACGAAACTCAAAGGTACATTGATACTCGTGCC
The sequence above is drawn from the Sulfurovum sp. TSL1 genome and encodes:
- a CDS encoding DUF1289 domain-containing protein, with the protein product MIDINKPCIKKCCLNEDEVCLGCFRTFEDMCQWNKANIEEKTQMLKVAQRRKKEHILKHASLQKPRS
- a CDS encoding alpha/beta hydrolase, whose amino-acid sequence is MPRNKHLPLNNIFIPSNVPSKKLMVILHGRGDSARGFTFLPPYLNMDDMNYLLLNAPYSYYGGFSWYDLPPNQLEGITHSRAILTEIFDTLFEEEFNAHESFLFGFSQGALLTFEFGARYAKVLAGYIAVSGYIYDADTLLQEMNPNVNSSNWLCTHGTYDGILPFNTSKAQIETLQNGGFDITFKSYDKDHTIAEDELMMIKKWIKNKL
- a CDS encoding YchJ family protein → MKCYCKSGLDFSECCEPILRVQKPATTALSLMRSRYSAYCLGDVNYLQATTHDHTWSDEELKFIQDWADNSVWQHLEIIDFSDDIVEFKAYYIFDHVQHVHHERSTFIKINDMYKYVDGEIYEDKVKFTNNQKCICGSGLKYKRCCLPRLRK
- a CDS encoding heme-binding domain-containing protein, whose protein sequence is MKYKILGIVILVAIAIQFIPYGKDHSNPPVVAEPVWDSPKTKELFVRACADCHSHETKWPWYSNIAPISWLNQYDVEEGREHFNVSMWGVQKKNEGNEAKETFEKGEMPPWFYVIAHPDAKLSESETKEFMKGLVATFGEEEDDED
- a CDS encoding sodium:calcium antiporter yields the protein MTDFGSWPLPWIVSAFIIVTLIIGWFGIKMTKTARDLAQSTGLGEVLMGAVFIGASTSLSGITTSVSAAASGYAELAVSNGLGGIAAQTAFLALADITYRRANLEHAAASAENLFMSAFLLTLLAIHALALSVPTISIFGVHPATIVLIIIYIFGVHLLARTHETPMWLPRKTKDTSSESEDQGRRHGRYLQELWIRFTIYGTIVALAGWSLAQLAIPLGEKAGLPHGIVGGIFTAVSTSIPELVVAITAVRMGALNLAVGDIIGGNAFDTLFIAASDIAYREGPIYADISSAEQFWLANSMLMTGVLLMGLIYRERHGPGNIGLESVVLLVLYFGGLITLSLVG
- a CDS encoding cupin domain-containing protein produces the protein MLGKILLGLSVLSSLCISEVVESDKALAFSYNDKSLEWGPCPAFLGEACQIAVLHGDPAKENLDIFFKVPADYAIPHHWHTSAERMILVAGKMTVTYDNQESELLTKGMYAYGPSKRPHTAYCEKGEEPCVLFIAFEEPIDAFEVIKETKE
- a CDS encoding aldehyde dehydrogenase family protein, giving the protein MNSIKVKSPFNGKVLDEIPLSNEQDIDLALDRARKVYESQEMWLPKYERIAILEKTVEIMRSRIEELTLIAASEGGKPYMDSKVEVERAINGVKLAIEHMGVFEGKEIAMGHTESSVNRMAYTMKEPIGVVAAISAFNHPLNLAVHQTVPAIAVGSPVIIKPSESTPMSAINFVKILYEAGLPEAWCQVVICPREAAQYLATSPKIDYLTFIGSGAVGWYLNSKVSPGTRVGLEHGGVAPVIVEADADMEALIPALAKGGFYHAGQVCVSVQRIYVHEDICDEVGFKLAQAAQKLIVGDPLDPKTEVGPLISHQEVNRIESWVNEAISGGAKVLCGGQRISESCFEPTVLLDPPQDAKVSTSEIFGPVVCIYPYSDIEDAFKDANSLEYSFQAAVFTKNIDTALLAVKRLNGTTVMVNDHTAFRVDWMPFGGAKASGLGRGGISYSMEEMSKEKLMVIKSSVL
- a CDS encoding acetolactate synthase large subunit yields the protein MKASDLFIKALENEGVEYIFGIPGEENLDLLNSLQNSSIQFILTRHEQGAGFMAATYGRLTGKVGVCLATLGPGATNLVTPAAYANLGGIPMLMITGQKPIKKSKQGRFQIIDVVHMMEPITKYTKQVVNGNNIAAVVRQSFKLASQERPGAVHIELPEDIAREEVDEQLFPVRKTYYPVARKESLQNALKMLYEAKMPLVLIGAGANRRCIGSAMKDFIDKLGIPFFMTQMGKGVVSEFHPLYLGTAALSDTDYLHCAIDRADLIINVGHDIVEKPPFFMKEGGTKVIHINFSPSNVDDTYFPQLDVTGDVACNLNALTELAQKQAHWDFTYFMRIKEESQTHIVKYFKDERFPILPQRALKDIRDVLPKDGILTLDNGIYKIWFARNYKCFLPHTLLLDNALATMGAGLASAMAAKIVHPDKKVISVCGDGGFMMNSQELETAVRLKLDLVIIILNDSAYGMIKWKQEGMGFDHFGLDFKNPDFVQYAKAYGAMGYRPASCDEFGSILNEVIDRKGVHLIDLAVDYSLNHAILNELLKNKTCLA
- a CDS encoding peptidase M42 translates to MQEIGGETEEIGRFFDILKQLIRTPSVVGAEHSFFLYLKRELEERGITATLYEGLLVAEGSEPDAGMISAHIDRHGLICTGPNEFQYAAFTAQNRGDLTGDSVAEKTYKDIMGRFMNQRVQAYDPWSGAYLGLGEIDSAYMCERRLNLLFKVKGLEHLNAGTPVAYVDTLTYEDGYLSAQLDNVLSAAIIVFLYERGYQGRAFFTAQEEVGKSWRYLLEWFRGHDLSTDSLLVLDTSPYPGRVAAEAQHIVLRNKDANATFVSPLTKQIESICDEFSIKYGYKDAFIEELNREFLSQGKPLYSLGSTEMGRLAKASDGSIQGTTFQLPTTGYHTTAETVSLESIEKALKILQTLYLKV
- a CDS encoding RimK/LysX family protein, with protein sequence MEVIGYIERVDLPGLELFALDAKIDTGADSCSMHCDDIEVEGEKVIFTLHDEVHPAYHGKRLTLPISKIKNVKSSNGSIEERVFVKSMLKLGCKTYEAEISLTNRENMKYPMLIGRRFLSHHYLIDVSHKYITKEK
- the rimK gene encoding 30S ribosomal protein S6--L-glutamate ligase; translation: MTVYILSRNTTLYSTQRLIEAAEAKGWNVRVIDYLMCTIEIVKGELLVVYDGELLPVPDAIIPRIGASRTFYGTAMVRHFEMMGAFSVAGNLAIARSRDKLRSLQVLSIHDVDMPKTVFASNKANAKDVIKLIGGTPLVLKILEGTQGVGVVLAETQKAAQSVLDAFYGMDVSLLVQEFIKEAGGADIRAFVINGQVVGAMKRQGAEGDFRSNLHQGGSASAHKLSRKEKSTAIAAAKAMGLGVCGVDMIPSDRGPLVMEVNSSPGLEGIEKATNANIAGKIMDYIEASLKPTDNKKPPRRRKDNIGA